One Candidatus Ancaeobacter aquaticus genomic region harbors:
- a CDS encoding mechanosensitive ion channel: MKNVIYKSLLMMFLVAIFTCVSIYNASSENISIKKTTTLVEQTVNSVSTDTDQADKGAGDIVKEVTVEIKEDKVKSPDKAITQELEKKAQSKKKEIKQVVDDIHKVEVEAEDIIEDKKVLEKEAAVKEHAAATAEQELKVLQKEAKILNSTEAFAKAKKLETEIERLKSEASLSREKVKISEYKAQLAQKKLEAHKAKAEDLREDYSQLQNGILKRKSILYKTLRSIIIILIGILSYIILGICIRKAKKLLTKKDAIREKESVLHLKTILALFKWLGSIIIFALIVFFLLESFGLNMAPLLAGAGIVGLAFGFGGQYLIRDIINGIFILLEGQYRINDVIKINDIGGLVEKVTLRITILRDLEGKVIYIPNGEIKSVINFTQKYSQALLTIGVAYKENVDRVMDVIKNIGAQMRQDSQYGRLILKDLEMLGVDDFADSQVSIKFRIKTLAMKQWTVAREMRRRIKNKFDELGIEIPFPHRTLYLGSGQDNEWIKDWALRTDNNKKKDIKE; the protein is encoded by the coding sequence ATGAAAAATGTAATCTACAAAAGTCTGCTAATGATGTTTCTAGTAGCAATATTCACTTGTGTAAGTATTTATAATGCATCTAGCGAAAATATATCTATTAAGAAGACAACTACATTAGTTGAACAAACTGTTAATAGTGTAAGCACTGATACTGATCAAGCTGATAAAGGTGCCGGAGACATAGTTAAAGAAGTTACGGTTGAAATAAAAGAAGATAAAGTTAAGTCTCCCGATAAGGCTATTACACAAGAGCTCGAAAAAAAAGCACAATCTAAAAAGAAGGAGATCAAACAAGTAGTAGATGATATTCATAAAGTAGAAGTTGAAGCTGAGGACATTATTGAAGATAAAAAGGTTTTAGAAAAAGAGGCTGCCGTAAAAGAGCATGCTGCAGCAACAGCAGAACAAGAACTTAAAGTTTTACAGAAAGAAGCTAAAATACTTAACAGCACTGAAGCTTTCGCTAAAGCTAAGAAACTTGAGACAGAAATCGAGCGTTTAAAAAGCGAAGCTTCTCTCTCCAGGGAAAAAGTAAAGATATCAGAGTACAAGGCACAGCTAGCACAGAAGAAACTTGAAGCACATAAGGCAAAAGCTGAAGATTTGAGAGAAGATTATAGTCAACTTCAAAATGGCATCCTCAAACGAAAAAGCATTTTATACAAAACCCTTAGATCGATAATAATTATTTTAATTGGTATTTTAAGTTATATCATCTTGGGAATATGCATAAGAAAAGCTAAAAAACTCTTAACAAAAAAAGATGCTATTCGTGAAAAAGAAAGCGTTTTACACCTGAAAACAATATTGGCTCTTTTTAAATGGCTAGGTTCGATCATCATTTTTGCATTGATCGTGTTTTTTCTCCTTGAAAGTTTTGGTTTAAATATGGCTCCACTCTTAGCCGGTGCAGGAATCGTAGGTTTAGCTTTTGGTTTTGGCGGGCAATATCTTATTAGAGACATTATTAATGGCATTTTTATTCTGCTTGAAGGGCAATATAGAATTAACGATGTAATTAAGATTAATGATATAGGAGGTCTTGTCGAAAAAGTAACTCTACGCATAACAATACTCCGCGATCTAGAAGGCAAAGTTATTTACATTCCTAATGGTGAAATTAAATCAGTAATTAATTTTACGCAGAAATATTCACAAGCACTCTTAACTATCGGGGTAGCTTATAAAGAAAATGTAGACCGAGTAATGGATGTAATTAAGAATATCGGAGCTCAGATGAGACAAGACTCACAGTATGGAAGGCTTATATTAAAAGATCTTGAAATGTTAGGCGTTGATGATTTTGCTGACTCACAAGTCTCAATAAAATTCCGCATAAAAACGCTAGCCATGAAGCAGTGGACAGTTGCTAGAGAAATGAGACGGAGGATTAAAAACAAATTTGATGAACTTGGGATTGAGATACCTTTTCCTCACAGAACATTGTATCTTGGGTCAGGACAGGATAACGAATGGATAAAAGATTGGGCATTACGTACTGATAATAATAAGAAAAAAGATATAAAAGAATAA
- a CDS encoding transposase, whose protein sequence is MIDSKPVMAATRENNFKNPKRNTRNKNKKAKRNPSATLGYYSYQTISGKKDNFIFFWGYRTHVIVSKEGIPLVELTLPNNVKDSVAARKLIKKLKRVYGTRKGSILLADAAYDKRELYNFIVNELKWHAFIPINPRNTQQDKTFGPNGFPLCDAKIEMKPDGIWTEGLRTRSKFRCPIKTSVKFAKNHPNGCPVDHCKFNPYGCTKHLDITDDARSRVPRNSLFYKNTCNLRTEVERYFARLGDRELEQTTHYKMRSIKNQMTIAHLSLSLVAHSAAILMEQPDKIRCYRSFSREPVTSLTG, encoded by the coding sequence ATCATTGATTCCAAGCCCGTTATGGCTGCTACCAGAGAGAATAATTTCAAAAACCCAAAACGTAATACGCGTAACAAAAACAAAAAAGCCAAACGTAACCCTTCTGCCACTCTCGGATACTATTCTTACCAAACAATCAGCGGCAAAAAAGACAACTTCATCTTCTTCTGGGGCTACCGTACTCACGTCATTGTCTCTAAAGAAGGTATTCCTCTTGTGGAACTTACTCTCCCTAACAATGTCAAAGATTCTGTCGCTGCTCGTAAACTCATTAAAAAACTCAAACGTGTCTACGGTACCCGCAAAGGCTCCATCCTTTTGGCCGATGCCGCTTACGACAAACGTGAACTTTATAATTTCATTGTCAATGAACTCAAGTGGCACGCCTTCATTCCTATAAACCCTCGCAACACACAACAAGACAAAACCTTCGGTCCTAATGGCTTCCCCCTCTGCGACGCCAAAATCGAAATGAAACCCGACGGCATCTGGACTGAAGGTTTGAGAACCCGCAGCAAATTCCGATGCCCAATTAAAACCAGCGTAAAGTTCGCAAAAAATCACCCCAATGGATGCCCCGTAGATCACTGCAAATTCAATCCCTATGGCTGCACAAAACATTTAGATATTACTGATGATGCCCGTTCTCGTGTCCCAAGAAATTCACTCTTCTATAAAAATACCTGTAATTTGCGCACCGAAGTTGAACGTTATTTTGCCCGCCTCGGTGACCGCGAACTCGAACAGACAACACACTACAAAATGAGATCAATCAAAAACCAGATGACTATCGCTCATCTCTCCTTAAGCCTTGTTGCCCATTCCGCGGCTATCCTCATGGAACAGCCTGACAAAATCAGATGCTATCGCTCCTTCTCCAGAGAACCAGTGACTTCTCTAACCGGGTAA
- the treS gene encoding maltose alpha-D-glucosyltransferase has protein sequence MSLHEFEDTPQWYKDAVIYELHVRAFNDNSGDGIGDFKGLTERLDYLEDLGVTAIWLLPFYPSPLKDDGYDISDYFKIHRDYGTLRDFKIFLRAAHKRGLRVITELVMNHTSNEHAWFQKARKAKPGSKMRDWYVWSDNPEKYGDTRIIFKDFETSNWTWDPVAGAYYWHRFYSHQPDLNYENPSVRREMKRVLDFWFSLGVDGLRIDAVPYLFEREHTNCENLPETHTFLKELRSYVDKKYKNRMLLAEANQWPEDAASYFGNGDECHMAFHFPVMPRIFMAVQMEDNYPIIDILNATPPIPDGCQWAIFLRNHDELTLEMVTDEERDYMYRLYAKDPRAKINVGIRRRLAPLLSNNRRKIELLNVLLFSLPGTPVIYYGDELGMGDNYYLGDRNGVRTPMQWSTDRNAGFSKSNPHQLYLPVIIDPSYHYEAINVENQSGNLSSILWWMKRMIAMRKQMKSLSRGDLKIVASDNNKVLSFVRRHEDEIVVVAINLSRFSQVANLDLSEFAGYTGTEAFSNNEFPPIKKKPYTLMFGPHSHFWLLLEKKKKNHLKGPDQKIVSELSVKAHWENILKGRLKERFEQTVIKPYLGSCRWFSSKTKTIRKVKIIEDINLEGPDASHLLFIEVYYYDGEQEIYQLPITFIPKETGTVLEEDAPISIIAYITVDKREGILIDSTHDGNFRNTLFAFLAKKKKLQGKAGEFAAFSNTGTKRFLQETGENLSSILLSREQSNTSLIYNKNYILKLYRKIDEGKNPEFEIIRYISRNTTFAHIPLFCGGIEYRHKSGAVSTLALLQEYIDNTGDAWSYMQDTAKQYFDCILSQKEDLAAPPQEYPSLFDTTLKDIPSNIREFIGDICIEMISLLGKRTAELHLSLASLDANSDFIPENFSILYQRSLYQSMQDRIAKTFRLLKKNVATLPASSVKVAESVIASQNKCIDKTRKILQKKMSGKKIRIHGDYHLGQVLYAKKDFIIIDFEGEPARPLSERRLKHSPFKDVAGLIRSIHYTAHAAISSRSSVRPEDIEYLTQWIKPWHHYLSGIYLNAYLEGMSKTDLIPNQRSERELLLYIYLLEKAIYELGYEMNNRPDWVSIPLKGIEDLIKGK, from the coding sequence ATGAGTTTGCACGAATTTGAAGATACGCCGCAGTGGTACAAAGATGCTGTTATCTATGAGCTACATGTACGCGCGTTTAATGACAACAGCGGTGACGGTATCGGTGATTTTAAAGGACTGACAGAACGGCTCGACTATCTTGAAGATCTTGGTGTCACGGCTATTTGGCTGCTTCCTTTCTACCCATCTCCTCTTAAGGATGACGGGTATGACATATCAGATTATTTTAAAATACACCGGGATTATGGAACACTCAGAGATTTTAAAATATTTCTGCGCGCCGCACATAAACGCGGCTTGCGCGTTATAACAGAGCTTGTCATGAACCATACATCAAACGAGCATGCCTGGTTCCAAAAAGCAAGAAAAGCCAAACCGGGATCTAAAATGCGCGACTGGTACGTGTGGAGTGATAATCCTGAAAAATATGGTGATACAAGGATAATATTCAAGGATTTCGAAACATCAAACTGGACATGGGATCCTGTTGCAGGTGCATATTACTGGCATCGTTTTTACTCGCATCAGCCTGATCTGAACTATGAGAACCCCTCAGTGAGACGCGAGATGAAAAGGGTATTGGATTTCTGGTTCTCTCTGGGCGTAGACGGCCTGAGAATAGACGCCGTCCCATACCTCTTTGAACGTGAGCATACCAACTGCGAGAATCTTCCTGAAACACACACATTCTTAAAAGAACTCAGGAGTTATGTCGACAAAAAATATAAAAACAGGATGCTTTTGGCTGAAGCCAATCAATGGCCAGAAGATGCTGCTTCATACTTCGGAAACGGCGATGAATGCCATATGGCGTTTCACTTTCCTGTAATGCCGCGCATTTTTATGGCAGTCCAGATGGAAGACAATTATCCAATAATCGATATTCTTAACGCAACCCCGCCGATACCCGATGGGTGCCAGTGGGCGATATTCTTAAGAAACCACGATGAGCTGACGCTTGAAATGGTAACCGATGAAGAGCGTGATTATATGTATCGTCTCTACGCAAAAGATCCACGCGCAAAGATAAATGTCGGGATCAGGAGAAGGCTCGCACCGCTTTTAAGCAACAATCGAAGAAAGATAGAATTATTGAACGTTCTTCTTTTTTCACTTCCGGGAACACCGGTCATTTATTACGGAGATGAGCTCGGCATGGGAGATAATTATTATCTGGGTGATCGAAACGGTGTACGGACACCAATGCAGTGGAGTACAGACAGAAATGCGGGTTTTTCAAAGTCAAACCCCCATCAGTTGTACCTGCCGGTGATTATTGATCCGTCGTATCACTATGAAGCGATTAATGTTGAAAATCAAAGCGGCAATCTTTCATCAATCCTCTGGTGGATGAAAAGAATGATCGCTATGCGAAAACAAATGAAGTCTTTAAGTAGAGGCGATCTCAAAATAGTAGCTTCTGATAACAATAAGGTCCTGTCTTTTGTGCGCAGGCATGAGGATGAAATTGTCGTTGTAGCAATAAACCTTTCTCGTTTTTCGCAAGTTGCCAATCTAGACCTGTCAGAATTCGCAGGCTATACCGGAACGGAAGCGTTCAGCAATAACGAATTTCCACCTATAAAGAAAAAGCCATACACGCTCATGTTTGGGCCCCACAGTCATTTCTGGCTCTTGCTTGAAAAGAAAAAGAAAAATCATTTAAAGGGACCAGACCAAAAGATAGTATCTGAACTGTCCGTTAAAGCACATTGGGAAAACATCTTGAAAGGGAGGCTCAAAGAACGGTTCGAACAGACAGTTATAAAGCCATACCTCGGGTCATGCCGCTGGTTCAGTTCAAAAACAAAAACAATACGCAAAGTAAAGATTATTGAAGATATTAATTTAGAAGGGCCCGACGCTTCTCACCTCCTTTTTATTGAAGTATATTATTATGATGGCGAGCAAGAAATCTATCAGCTGCCGATAACTTTTATCCCAAAAGAAACCGGTACTGTCCTTGAAGAAGATGCCCCGATAAGCATCATAGCGTATATAACTGTTGATAAAAGAGAAGGCATTCTTATAGACAGCACCCATGACGGTAATTTTCGAAATACCCTGTTTGCGTTTCTGGCAAAGAAAAAGAAGCTGCAGGGCAAAGCTGGGGAGTTTGCCGCATTCAGCAATACCGGCACAAAACGTTTTCTGCAGGAAACAGGAGAAAATCTTTCATCAATACTTCTTTCAAGAGAACAAAGTAACACCTCTCTCATATACAACAAGAATTACATACTTAAACTGTACCGAAAGATTGATGAGGGAAAAAATCCTGAGTTTGAGATCATCAGATATATTTCGCGCAACACCACATTTGCGCATATACCCTTATTTTGCGGCGGCATCGAATACAGGCATAAAAGCGGAGCGGTATCAACTTTGGCGTTGTTGCAGGAATATATAGATAACACAGGTGATGCATGGTCATATATGCAGGACACCGCAAAACAATACTTTGACTGCATATTATCCCAAAAAGAGGATCTGGCGGCACCGCCGCAGGAATACCCGTCACTCTTTGATACCACCCTTAAAGATATCCCTTCTAATATAAGAGAATTTATAGGGGATATATGTATTGAGATGATATCGCTTCTAGGAAAGCGTACGGCAGAGCTCCACCTGTCCCTTGCATCTTTGGATGCAAACAGCGATTTTATTCCGGAGAATTTTTCTATTTTGTATCAGCGATCTCTGTATCAATCAATGCAAGACCGTATTGCAAAAACATTCCGCCTGCTAAAGAAGAACGTTGCCACACTGCCGGCCTCTTCCGTTAAAGTTGCCGAATCAGTCATCGCTTCACAGAATAAGTGCATCGATAAGACGCGCAAAATACTGCAGAAAAAAATGTCAGGAAAGAAGATCCGCATCCATGGTGACTATCATCTCGGACAAGTATTGTATGCCAAAAAAGATTTTATAATAATCGATTTTGAAGGAGAGCCTGCCCGTCCTCTGAGCGAACGAAGACTTAAGCATTCACCTTTTAAAGATGTTGCGGGACTTATCCGTTCGATACATTATACTGCGCATGCAGCGATCTCTTCGCGTTCATCAGTAAGACCCGAAGACATAGAATATCTCACGCAGTGGATAAAGCCATGGCATCATTACTTAAGCGGAATATATCTTAATGCGTATCTCGAAGGGATGTCAAAAACAGATCTTATCCCTAATCAGCGAAGCGAACGTGAGCTTCTTCTGTACATTTATCTTTTAGAGAAAGCAATATATGAGCTAGGATACGAAATGAACAACCGTCCTGACTGGGTCTCAATACCGCTAAAAGGCATTGAAGACTTGATAAAAGGAAAATAG
- a CDS encoding MFS transporter — MNISSENITGITEQQLTTGLNAVVKDGIMSHLMGIFTSGVFLVGIALHLGASNFEIGLIAAIPPLSQLIQIPAIYLIEAVNNRKKIVLASAFISRFAWLFVALSPFLFSPSMGIIILIGAILFQSTIGGIAGCAWNSWMRDLIPEDRMGRFFSSRLRIATLIGIFASLIASFVVDGWKQYVPTFTIGGYIVLFLAGFIVGMIGLFYVNKIPNIPIVPQKIKFFSLIKKPFKDKNFKRLLVFLATWSFAINLAAPFFTVYMLKRLGLDMSGVVMMSIISQAFNFAFLGLWGKWTDHFSNKSVLAASGPIFILCILAWTFTTLPDKYFLTIPLLIGIHILMGISTAGITIAVGNIGLKLAPKGEGTAYLGASTLIISLAAGIAPIIGGKLADFFSTQNLSLILEWTGVQKSIIFRPINFSHWDFLFGLAAIIGLFALHKLSLVEEKGQVDEKIVLNELMASVKRPLRSLSTGAGLLQLISYPLIVLKSKNKKEVLKAS, encoded by the coding sequence ATGAATATTTCTAGTGAAAACATAACCGGTATAACTGAACAACAACTCACTACAGGGCTTAATGCCGTTGTAAAAGACGGCATTATGAGCCACTTAATGGGAATTTTTACCAGCGGTGTTTTTCTTGTCGGGATTGCGCTTCATTTAGGTGCTTCAAACTTCGAAATTGGTTTAATAGCCGCTATACCGCCCCTTAGTCAACTCATTCAAATACCTGCAATTTACTTGATTGAGGCAGTTAATAATAGAAAAAAGATCGTTCTTGCTTCGGCTTTCATCAGCCGGTTTGCCTGGCTGTTCGTTGCCTTAAGTCCTTTTCTATTCTCTCCTTCCATGGGCATCATTATTCTTATTGGCGCAATTTTATTCCAATCAACAATAGGCGGGATCGCTGGATGCGCATGGAATTCTTGGATGCGAGATCTAATTCCAGAGGATCGTATGGGGCGTTTTTTTTCAAGTCGTCTTCGCATTGCGACTCTTATTGGCATTTTTGCAAGTCTTATCGCGAGTTTTGTCGTTGATGGCTGGAAACAATATGTTCCAACCTTCACTATTGGTGGATATATAGTTCTTTTTCTTGCTGGTTTCATTGTTGGAATGATTGGTTTATTTTATGTAAATAAAATCCCAAATATTCCAATAGTTCCTCAGAAGATAAAATTCTTCTCTCTCATCAAAAAACCTTTTAAAGATAAAAATTTTAAACGACTTCTTGTTTTTTTAGCCACATGGAGCTTTGCAATTAATCTCGCTGCTCCTTTTTTCACTGTATATATGTTAAAACGCCTTGGATTGGATATGTCAGGGGTTGTAATGATGAGCATTATCAGTCAAGCATTCAATTTTGCTTTTCTCGGATTGTGGGGAAAGTGGACGGATCATTTTAGCAATAAATCTGTTCTTGCCGCAAGCGGCCCGATTTTTATACTTTGTATCTTAGCGTGGACTTTTACCACGTTACCTGATAAGTATTTTCTCACTATACCCCTCCTTATCGGTATTCACATACTTATGGGGATTTCGACTGCCGGTATTACTATTGCAGTAGGAAATATCGGGTTAAAACTCGCACCAAAAGGAGAAGGAACCGCTTATCTGGGAGCTAGCACATTAATTATTTCATTAGCCGCAGGGATCGCTCCAATAATAGGAGGTAAACTGGCCGATTTCTTTTCCACGCAAAACTTGTCATTAATATTAGAATGGACAGGGGTTCAAAAAAGTATTATTTTCCGCCCTATAAACTTCTCTCATTGGGATTTCTTATTCGGGTTAGCCGCAATAATCGGTCTATTTGCATTACATAAATTATCGTTAGTAGAAGAAAAAGGACAAGTTGATGAAAAAATCGTTCTTAATGAACTGATGGCTTCTGTTAAAAGACCGTTAAGAAGCCTTTCAACAGGTGCGGGTTTATTACAGCTTATTTCTTACCCCTTAATAGTTCTCAAAAGTAAAAATAAGAAAGAGGTGCTCAAAGCAAGTTGA
- a CDS encoding alpha-1,4-glucan--maltose-1-phosphate maltosyltransferase: protein MEKKQKRIIFKNVSPQIECAKYPIKRCVDDGVTVSADVLSDGHDHIYSSLLYKKEKDSVWSRSPMTFIENDRWQGVFTVTETGSYVYTFEGYIDHYGSWLKDIDKKIEAKLDVSLDIKIGIEHIENALKRIKGKGAELLKNTLSSLRKTKDIEVLLTICKETKLIAILQQHPDIDHVDRHDTVFSVTVDRKKALFSSWYEMFPRSCIAGNKSHGTFTDCISFLPEIKRMGFDVLYFPPIHPIGTTNRKGKNNATVCKTDDPGSPWAIGSRDGGHTDINPLLGTLKDFRKLVQEALKHGIEIALDIAFQCSPDHPYIKKYPQWFKYRPDGTIQFAENPPKKYEDIVPFDFETVDWKNLWEELKNIVLYWIDNGVRILRVDNPHTKPLAFWHWLISEIKDIHPDVIFLSEAFTRPKIMHHLAKLGFTQSYTYFTWRNTKHELTEYMTELTTTDAKEYFRPNLWPNTPDILHEYLQCGGRGAFITRFILAATLSSNYGIYGPAYELCIHEPLPGREEYCDSEKYEIKKWDRAASAQITDIIAKTNAIRKENPALQSTNNIQFIETDNDVLLAYCKKTDGYQNIILVIVNLDPHNTQSGWITVPHSVIGREEEKSYLAHDLLTDEKYIWNSERNFVRLDPFKIPAHIIRIHPHIHREDDFDYYT, encoded by the coding sequence ATGGAAAAAAAACAAAAACGCATTATTTTTAAGAATGTATCTCCACAGATAGAGTGTGCAAAATATCCAATAAAACGCTGTGTTGATGACGGTGTAACAGTATCTGCGGATGTATTGTCAGACGGGCACGATCATATTTACAGCTCTTTATTATACAAAAAAGAAAAAGACAGCGTTTGGTCACGCTCACCTATGACCTTTATCGAGAACGACCGGTGGCAGGGTGTTTTTACCGTCACGGAGACAGGCTCGTATGTTTATACTTTCGAAGGATATATCGATCATTATGGATCGTGGCTTAAAGATATTGATAAAAAAATTGAGGCGAAACTGGATGTGTCACTTGACATAAAGATCGGCATAGAACATATTGAAAACGCTCTAAAAAGAATCAAAGGAAAAGGTGCTGAATTATTAAAAAATACATTAAGCTCTTTACGAAAAACAAAAGATATTGAAGTTCTATTAACCATATGCAAAGAAACTAAACTCATAGCCATACTTCAACAACATCCTGACATAGATCATGTTGACAGGCATGATACAGTGTTTTCTGTAACGGTAGACCGAAAAAAAGCTCTGTTTAGCAGCTGGTATGAGATGTTTCCCCGTTCATGCATTGCTGGCAATAAATCACATGGAACATTTACTGACTGCATATCCTTTTTACCTGAAATAAAACGCATGGGCTTTGATGTTCTGTATTTTCCGCCCATCCATCCGATCGGTACGACCAATCGTAAAGGAAAGAATAACGCTACCGTTTGTAAAACCGACGACCCCGGAAGCCCGTGGGCTATCGGTTCTCGTGACGGAGGGCACACTGATATCAATCCTTTGCTGGGGACCCTAAAAGATTTTAGAAAATTAGTCCAAGAGGCGCTTAAACACGGGATAGAAATAGCTCTTGATATAGCTTTCCAATGTTCTCCCGATCATCCGTACATTAAAAAGTATCCACAATGGTTTAAATATCGTCCTGACGGCACCATTCAATTCGCTGAGAATCCTCCAAAGAAATATGAAGATATTGTCCCGTTCGATTTTGAGACTGTCGACTGGAAAAATTTATGGGAAGAACTGAAAAACATCGTTCTCTACTGGATCGATAACGGTGTGCGAATACTCAGGGTCGATAATCCGCATACAAAACCTTTAGCTTTCTGGCACTGGCTGATAAGTGAAATAAAAGATATTCATCCGGATGTGATATTTCTCTCTGAAGCATTTACCCGCCCGAAGATAATGCACCATCTGGCAAAACTCGGGTTTACGCAATCGTACACATATTTCACCTGGAGAAACACGAAACATGAACTGACCGAATATATGACCGAACTAACAACTACCGATGCAAAGGAGTATTTCAGGCCGAATTTATGGCCAAACACTCCGGATATTCTTCATGAATACCTGCAATGCGGCGGCCGCGGCGCGTTTATAACGCGTTTTATACTTGCAGCAACACTTTCATCAAATTACGGTATTTACGGCCCTGCGTATGAACTATGTATTCATGAACCACTTCCGGGCCGTGAAGAATATTGTGACTCTGAAAAATATGAGATCAAAAAGTGGGATAGAGCCGCATCAGCGCAAATAACCGACATTATTGCCAAAACAAACGCTATACGCAAAGAGAACCCGGCCCTGCAGTCAACAAACAACATACAGTTTATTGAAACAGACAATGATGTTTTACTTGCTTACTGCAAAAAAACCGATGGGTATCAAAACATCATCCTTGTAATCGTCAATCTTGACCCGCATAACACTCAGTCAGGGTGGATTACCGTGCCGCACTCTGTCATTGGCAGAGAAGAAGAAAAATCCTATCTTGCGCACGACCTCTTGACTGATGAAAAATACATCTGGAATAGCGAGCGGAATTTTGTCAGGCTCGATCCGTTTAAAATACCTGCGCATATTATACGCATACATCCTCACATACACCGTGAAGATGATTTTGATTATTACACATAA
- the mgtE gene encoding magnesium transporter, giving the protein MPKRDTLLELVSRYCHSSPIDAAVFIETLDDHAAISVLKALAPEITLKVIKSLPETTAASYMEHFDDHLIEYIAGRLSPEQTSIILRQLSEDKRKRFFHSLTEKKKKDIEQLLQYPEDSAGKIMSTDVTSFHKEAKVKDVIQKIRHQSANKHQMSYLYVIDHETRLIGIVSAYNLMLANPQSTLEEIMHTEVFTVNCFTDREIIANEVSKRKYFAIPVVDNDNRLLGVIKAEKLIKGVQEEATEDILKMFGAGGDERVSSSIWFSLKKRLPWLHVNLATAFLAAMVVSMFEGVIAKITVLAVYLPVVAGQGGNAGAQSLAVVMRGLIMREIPASRVKHLILKETYIGLINGVIIGIVTAIIAFLWQGNPFLGVVIGLGMIVNLVVAGFAGAAIPITMKALRLDPAQCSNIILTTVTDVLGFFAFLSFAVIFQNFLV; this is encoded by the coding sequence ATGCCAAAAAGAGATACATTGCTTGAGCTTGTGAGCAGATATTGCCATTCTTCCCCTATTGATGCAGCCGTATTCATTGAGACCCTTGATGATCATGCAGCAATATCAGTGTTAAAAGCGCTTGCGCCCGAAATCACATTAAAGGTTATCAAGTCTCTTCCAGAAACGACAGCGGCATCATATATGGAACATTTTGATGATCATCTCATAGAGTATATAGCAGGCCGTTTAAGTCCAGAGCAGACCTCGATTATTTTGCGTCAGCTTTCAGAGGACAAACGAAAACGCTTTTTTCATAGCCTTACAGAAAAGAAAAAAAAAGATATAGAACAGCTCTTACAGTACCCTGAAGATAGTGCCGGAAAAATCATGAGCACTGATGTAACATCATTTCATAAAGAAGCAAAGGTAAAAGATGTTATACAGAAAATACGGCACCAATCAGCAAACAAACATCAGATGTCGTATTTATACGTTATTGATCATGAGACCCGTCTTATTGGTATAGTTTCGGCATATAACCTCATGCTTGCAAATCCCCAAAGTACGCTTGAGGAAATTATGCATACAGAAGTGTTTACAGTGAATTGTTTTACTGACAGAGAGATCATTGCTAACGAAGTTTCGAAAAGAAAATATTTTGCGATTCCGGTTGTAGATAATGATAATCGCCTCCTGGGCGTAATTAAAGCCGAAAAACTAATTAAAGGTGTTCAGGAAGAGGCTACAGAAGATATTCTTAAAATGTTTGGTGCGGGTGGTGATGAACGGGTGTCCTCTTCTATATGGTTTTCACTAAAAAAACGTTTACCATGGCTTCATGTTAATCTTGCCACCGCGTTTCTGGCCGCTATGGTAGTAAGTATGTTTGAGGGTGTTATCGCAAAGATCACGGTTTTGGCTGTGTATCTTCCTGTCGTTGCCGGCCAGGGCGGTAACGCTGGAGCACAATCATTAGCGGTTGTTATGCGGGGACTCATTATGCGGGAAATACCAGCTTCACGAGTAAAGCATCTTATACTGAAAGAAACGTATATTGGTCTTATTAACGGTGTCATAATAGGTATTGTAACAGCTATTATTGCCTTTCTATGGCAGGGAAACCCTTTTCTTGGTGTAGTGATCGGTTTGGGCATGATCGTAAATCTTGTTGTTGCAGGTTTTGCTGGTGCGGCAATCCCCATCACCATGAAAGCGCTACGTCTTGATCCGGCACAGTGCTCAAATATTATTCTTACCACGGTAACAGATGTCTTGGGCTTTTTCGCGTTTCTGAGTTTTGCAGTTATTTTTCAGAACTTCCTCGTGTGA